Genomic window (Spirosoma sp. KCTC 42546):
ACCGGACGTCGGCCCATGGCCGTATAATATTCGGTGATGATACTCATGAGCGCACCCACAACAAGGCCCGTTACGATTGCGAAGAATACATCCATCCGGGTAAATTCAACACCCCGGATTTCCATAGTAGTTGCAGGCAACATTGCGTTGACCAGAAAATAGGAAGCAACCAGGGTAATGCCAATTGATGCCCAGTTACCCAGGTTCAAAGCTGCCTGCACATTCCCATTGTCGTCTTTAACCCGAACAAGATAGGTGGCAATAATCGAGAAGATCAGGCCCAACCCCGCAATTACCATTGGCAACACGATGGGCGCATGACCAATGATAGGATCGCCCGGAATAACAATCTCACGGCCCAGTACCATAGTCGCAAGAATAGTCGCTACATAAGAGCCAAATAAGTCGGCACCCATACCGGCTACGTCGCCCACGTTATCGCCCACGTTATCGGCAATGGTGGCTGGGTTACGTGGATCATCTTCCGGAATACCCGCTTCTACTTTACCCACCAGGTCAGCCCCTACGTCGGCAGCTTTTGTATAAATACCACCGCCTACGCGGGCAAACAGGGCAATAGACTCAGCACCGAGCGAGAAACCCGCCAGTACTTCGAGCGCTTTCTCCATTGGCAGACCGTTAACGTCGCCGGTTGGCTCAACATATAGTTTATAAAGGACAATGAACAGGCTACCCAAGCCCAGTACAGCAATACCGGCAACACCGATACCCATAACAGAGCCGCCCGTGAAGGATACTTCCAGGGCTTTAGTCAGGCTCGTACGCGCGGCATGAGCGGTACGAACGTTCGCCTTGGTGGCAATATTCATCCCAATATAACCAGCTAGTGCTGAGAGGAATGCGCCTAGAATAAATGAAATTCCGATGATTGGGCTGGAGTTCGGCACTAAGCTGCCCATGTAGGCTAGCAGCAGCGCCACAATAATGCCAAAATACGTCAGCACACGCCATTCGGCTTTGAGGAAGGCAATGGCTCCATCGGCAATATAGCCAGCAATTTCCTGCATCCGGGCGTCGCCAGCGTCCTGCTTGGAAACCCACATGAATTTGGTAAACATCACCAGCAGGCCAACAATGCCAAGGATGGGGACCAGATAAACACTGTAATTCATAGAAATAGGTATAGGTTAAATAGTTGATTGCCCGCAAAGATAGAATTTGCCGTTTCATAACGACCATCACGAGGGTAAATTGATTGACTTTTTTTGAGGTTTATTTCGGTTATTCTAGGAGATTTCCGATTATGTGTCTACAAATCAAGACGATGCTTGGAAGTAGACGGTCGTCTGCGTAGGTTCAAAAGAAAAAATTCCAAATTGACTATTTGTCAAAATAAGCATCATACCTTTTTATCTTATGCAAACTATTTATTCGCCTATTTCTTTAATCATAGCTATATCATTCTGCGTGGTCTCTTTTTTTAAAAGCGAATCTAAAGCAGGCTCTATTGACTCGCTACGAGTTACGGTTACGGAGGGTACAAATATGGCGGCCGACCTCTCGCCCGATAAAAAAAGTATAGCCATTGACTTACAGGGAACAATCTGGGTTTTACCCGCCACCGGAGGAACCGCCCATCCCGTAACGGACCCGCTCGGGGATTGCCGTCAACCCAGTTGGTCGCCGGATGGGAAGCAGATTGCATTTCATGCCTTCTGGGATGGTCGCTATCATATCTGGTCGGTTTCGAAAGAAGGCGGAAAGCCCAGGCAGCTAACGACGGGTATTTACGATGATCGTGAGCCCCACTGGTCGCCTGATGGAAAGCAACTGGTCTTTGCCTCCGACCGTGGCGGCAATTACGACATCTGGCAACTCACGCTGGCCGATGGGAAACTTACCCAACTCACCAACGATTCGGGGAATGATTTCAGCCCAGCGTTTTCGCCGGATGGCAAACAAGTTGCGTTCGTTTCTGATCGAACCACTGCGCCGGGCATCTATGTAATGAATCCGGGCCAACCCGAAAAATTAGTGTCGCCCACCAAAGGTAAACTGGTTGGTCCCTCCTGGCAGCCGGATGGTTCCCATTTGTTTTACAACGTTCTGAATAATTCGCAGAGTGGCTTGGAAGCTGTTTCGCTCGTAGATGGTAAAGCGCAGATGCTCACCGAAGTGGCGGAGGACGTATTCCCATTCCGGACAAGCTGGTTCTCGGCTGATGAGTACCTGTACACGAGTAGCGGCTCCATGAAACGACGGAAGCTCGGCAGTTCAACAGCACAGATCATTCTTTTTCAGGCCCTGATCAACCTGCCGAAAACTACCTACAAGCGAAAAACCTACGACTTTGATACCAAAAAACCTCAACCAGTTCTGGGTATTAAAGGAGCGGCCATTTCGCCAGATGGAAAGCAAATCGCCTTTGCCGCGCTGGGTGATTTATGGTTATTAACTAAAGGCACCAAGACCCCTGAACGGCTGACTCAAGGGCAGTCGATGGAGCTTGAGCCAAGCTGGTCGCCGGATGGCACGAAGCTAGCTTATACATCGGACCGGAATGGTAATATGGATATCTGGATTCGGGATTTAAAAACCGGTCAGGATCGGAATCTGGTTGATATGGGGGATGATCTGCACTTCCCGAGCTGGTCGCCCGATGGCAGCAAAATTGCCTTCTACCAAAGTGACCCCCGCAACGCCTGGGGCCGCAGTACGCTCTACACCGCAGACGTAACCTACACAGCTGACGTGACCGTACCGAAAACCCGCAAGCTGCACGAATCGGTGTTTGTACCCAGCCAGGCCACCTGGTCGGCCGATGGAAAAACAATTGCCATATCGGCCCTCCACCCCTACTCATCGCGCTACCGCGAGGGCGTTAGTGAGGTCTTATTGCTTTCCTTCGATGGCAAAAACGACCGTTACGTATCGCCCGCACCGGGGCATAGCCTGGCTACACGGAGTCAGAACGGCCCCGTCTGGTCGCCGGATGGGACGAAGATGGCCTATGTTCTTGATGGCCTGCTGTGGATTACGGACGTTCAACCCGATGGAACCATCACCGGTAAACCTCGCCAACTGACTACTGAACAGACCGATACACCTAGCTGGACCGGCGATTCAAAAAGCCTGCTCTTTCTGGCAACCCATGTACTCAAGCAAGTACATCTGGCCGACGGACGAATTGACACACACCCAATGGACCTAACCTGGCAAATCAGCCAACCGACGGGCCAGGTAGTCGTTCATGCTGGCCGATTATTTGATGGCAAGGCGAATACCTACCGTACCAATGTCGATATCCTGATTGAGGGTCATCGCATCAAGTCCATTTTACCCCATCAGGCTGGTCGTCCCGGCACATTAGTCGACGCATCAACGAAGACGGTTATCCCTGGTCTATTCGAGATGCACACGCACCAGCATTCGATGGTTGGCGAAAAGCTAGGGCGATTATGGTTGTCCTTTGGTATTACGTCTATACGAGAGCCTGGTGCCGACCCGTATGATGCGCTCGAACGAAAGGAATCATGGGCCAGTGGTGTTCGGCCCGGACCGCGCCAGTTTTTTACGGGCGGCTTAACCGATGGTACCCGAATTTACTATGGAGCCGCTACCAGCATCAACTCCGATGAACAACTTGATCGGGAGTTGAATCGCTCGGTTCGGCTGGGTTATGATTTGATCAAAACCTACGTTCGAATGCCCGATGCCATGCAGCAGCGCATCACAACCTTCGCCCATGCTCACGGCATGCCCGTATCGTCGCACGAGATTTTCCCCGCCATGCGCTATGATGTGGATGCCGTTGAACACATCGGCGGCACCAGTCGGCGTGGGTATTCGCCTAAGATTACAGCCATGAACCGGAGCTATCAGGACGTCATTCAACTACTCGCGAAGTCGGGCATGAACATCACGCCCACGGCTTCGCTACAGGGCGGGTTTGCCGTATTGACTTCCAAAGACCCTGGTCTTCTGGAAAATCGGCAGTATAAGGCGTTTTATTCCGAAGAGTTCACCAATGCCCTCCAGGCCGGATCGGCTCAGTACGCCAAACTCAGTCCCGGTTATCTGAGCAATTTTGGCAATCTTCAGAAGGGTGTGAAGGCCCTGGTTGATGCCGGGGCCCATGTGACAACCGGCACCGACAGTCCGTTTGTACCGTATGGCATGAGTCTGCACACCGAACTTCAGGTATTCGTCGATGCGGGCCTAACGCCTTATCAGGCACTTCGCTCAGCTACGATTTGGGCCGCAGAAACAGTGGGAGTCAGTAAAGATTTAGGCTCCATTGAGCCAGGCAAACTGGCCGATATGGTCATTGTTACTGGTGATCCATTGACTACCATTCGCGACGCAATGAATGTTGAGCAGGTTATCAAAAATGGCGAGGTACTTCCCCTGGAGCGCCTGCTAACGCGCCCCTAACATTTGTTGCCATTAATAGCCACCTATTGTCATTTGGTAGCCAATTATTGCTAAATGACTACCGACATTCTTAATGTACATACTGCCGATACTAAAACTCCCCCGTTGGTTAAGATCAACGGGGGAGTTTTAGTATCGGCAATATACTTCTCCCTATGAATTAACGTGCCCTAAGGTGATCGATCTAGAACGCATGGAAACATCTGTCGACTGGCCTATTATACACAGGTCCAACTGCCCTGGGTTTATAGCACCAAATACAGGTAATTATACTACTTATCAAGTATTAAATTTTTAACATATATGCCTGATTTACAAGATATTAATTTTAATTCTTTTTTAATAGTAAGATTAAAATTCTCGTAAAAATACCATATTGGTCAGGAGCAATTTTACTCAAATATTAATTATTCTGCATAATATTGTATATAAAAAATATAATTCCTAATTAATAGACTTTGTTAAAATAATATTTCGTAAATACGCAATTAATTATGCTTTTACAAATTACTTATTACGTTTCTTAACTTAAACTATAGCTATGACGAAATCATTACTAATGAGTCTGCTTTTTGTAGGCTTAAGTTGCTCCTGTGCATGGGCACAGGGCCGAAAGATAAGCGGCACTATTACAGCAGATGAAGGAATTGGAGGGTTTGCTGGTGCAACGGTTGTTGTAAAAGGGACAACTATTGGTACGGTTACAGACGTTAAAGGAGAGTATACGTTAAATGTACCACCATCGGGAACTACGCTGGTTATTTCGGCGGTGGGCATGCAAACAGTTGAAGAAGTGATAGGTACCCGGTCAACAGTTAATCTTCAGCTAAAAACCGATACAAAGCAATTAACCGAAGTCATCATTACTGCCCTCGGTATTAAGGAAGAGCGGGATAAGTTTGCCTCATCTGTGTCAACTGTAGAAGGGAAAAGTATTGCCAAATCAGGAGAAACCAGTCTATTGACTGGATTGAGTGGTAAAGCTTCCGGGGTGATCATCACGCGTAACGGGGGCGACCCAGGCGCAGGTGCTTATATTCAAATTCGTGGTCAGAATACCATTAACGGTAACGCCCAGCCACTCTTTATTATTGACGGGATTCCGGTTAGTAACTCCAGCGATAACACAGGTACTGCAGCCGGTAATGGTATCGTACAACAGTCTCGTATCAACGACGTGAACCCCGAAGATATTGAGAGCATGGAAGTGCTAAAAGGTGCTTCGGCTGCGGCTTTGTGGGGAACGCGGGCGGCCAACGGGGTTATCGTTATTACGACCAAGAAAGGAAAAGACTCAAAAGGCAAGGTCAATATTACCTTCAAATCGACGGTTTCGTTCGATGAAGTCAATAAAATGCACCAGTTGCAAACCAGCTATGGCCAGGGAACAGGTGGGCTTTATGCACAGGGAAACAGAACAACCTTTGGTGATCTGATTTCCGACCGAACCGGCGGGGCGGACACGTATATAACCGACCCTACCGCTGCTGGCTATCAGGGATATGCTACATTCCCGGACGGTACCAAGCGGTATGCCATTGCGGGTGGTACCGCGGCAAATCCACACGGTGGTAAAAACTCAAAGGACACCTACGACCACGCAAAAGACCCATTCAGAACGGGCCACTTTGTTGATAACAGCATTAATATCAGCGGAGGAAATGCACGGTCAAATTTCATGATCAGCTACTCGAATCTGAATCAGGAAGGGGTTGTAAAGGCATTCAGCAATTACCAACGGAATACGGCTCGGGTGAACGTAGCCAGTCAATTTACCGAATGGTTCCGGGCATCGGCCAATGTTGGTTACACCAAAACCTATTCGTCGCGCGTGCAACAAGGTGATAACCTCGACGGTATTCTGCTCGATGCCATGCGTACACCGGGCGATTACAATAATGACTATTATACCGGAACCTATACTGATCCAACAGGAGCAGTCTTTAACAACACCCACGTTTCGTTCCGAAACCCACTCGGCAAGGATCAGAGTACCATCTACTCTAACCCAATCTGGAACATCAATAATAACAAAAACACAACCGATGTCGACCGCATTATGGGGAACGTCGAATTGAATATTACCCCTGTTTCGTGGTTAAGCATTACAGGCCGTACGGGTATCGATAATTTTATCGATAATCGTCTGGAGCGGTTTGCGCGTAACTCAGGTTCCTATCTGGGTGGGTTTTTATCCAAAAACTGGATTCAGGAAAAACAGTTTAACACCGACGTTTTTGCAAACGCAAACAAAACGTTCAGTAATAACTTCGGTGGATCGTTTCTGATTGGCGTTAATTACAATAGCCGCCGTAAAACCACCTTATCCGACGCCATCACGAATTTGATTGTACCTGGTGCGCCCGATATTCTGACAAACGCACTGAACTCGAACCTTTCGGCCAGCAACTACAATTCGCTGATTCGTACCTATGCGTATTACGCCCAGGCAGAAGTACAGGCATATAACATGCTGTTTCTGACGCTGACAGGTCGTAACGAAAGTGCGTCAACTTTCGGCTCCAAAACAAACAGCAGTTTCTTTTTCCCATCCGCAGCTTTAGCCTGGCAGTTCACGAAGCTGAGTGAGCTGGAAAGCAACCCTGTTCTGAGCTTTGGTAAATTACGCCTGACCTGGGGACAAGTGGGTATTCAGCCACAGCCCTATCAGAACTTCACCACCTTCTCGCCAGCAAGTTATAGTGATGGCTATGCGGGTAGTTTGGCATCAGCCAGCTCATTATATGCCGGTGGTTACACCCGTAGCTCAACCGCTGGTAACGATTTTCTGCGTCCTGAACGGAAAACCGAATCAGAAGTTGGCGTTGATTTACGCTTCCTCAATAACCGGATCAGTTTTTCAGGTACCGCTTATTCAAACAACACCAAAGACGTAATTCTGTCGCTGAACGTACCAGTCGAAACGGGTTACTCCGTTCGTAATATCAATGCCGCCGAAATTTCTAACAAAGGCATAGAACTGGAAGCTAGTGGCGATGTGCTTACCGTTGGCGCTTTCAAGTGGAATCTGGCCGCTAACTTCTCAACAAACCGCAACAAGGTTGTTTCGCTGGCCGGAGCCGACTCGCAAACACTGCCTGATAGCTACCAGGAGAATGCCTCTCTGATTGCTGGTCAGCCTTTTGGCGTATTTTACTCAACTGACTTCCTGAAAGATGAATCAGGTAAATACAAGCTCGATGCCAACGGTTTTCCTCAGGGTGGAACAGACAACGAAATTATTGGTAATCCGAACCCTAAATGGCGGGGTGGTTTAGGTAGCACGTTCTCCTACAAAGGGCTCTCGCTCTATCTATTATTTGATCGGGTGGCAGGCAATGATTTCTATAACGGTACACGGGGTGCGCTCTACACATTCGGTGTTCATGCCGATCAGGGTAATACGGCAGTAGTGCCTACGGGCGGCATTAAAGATGTAAACGGCAACCTGCTTGCTGCTGGCACAAAATTCCAGGGAGAGATTAAGGATTTTGGTGCTGGACTAGTTGCCTTAAACCAAGCCTGGTATCAGGGTCGTGGCACCTCCTTCAACTCAGCCTCCTACAAACAGTTTATTGAGGATGGCAGCGTATCCCGCTTGCGCGAAATAACTTTATCCTATAGCCTCCGCAGCGAAAAATTCCGTCGGGCAACGCACCTATCATCGGTCGATTTTAGCCTTACCGGTCGTAACCTCGTTTTATGGACAAAGTACACAGGAACTGACCCAGAGGTGAACATTACGGGGGCTGGTCTATCTCGTGGACAGGACTGGTTTACGAACCCGAACACGAAATCACTCTTGTTTTCGCTGAAAATCACGTACTAAGACGTCATCTGGAGAACCTCCGTTCCGGGAACATAAACTTATTCAAAACATGAAAAAATCATTTTCACATAAAGTTGTGATGTCCTTGCTAGCGATAACGCTACTAAGTAGTTGCAAGGAGTTGTTTAACGAACCCAACATTCAAAGTAACCCCAACGCGGTTACGGATGTGGATGTGGCTACGCTTCTTTCTGGAACATTGGTGGGCGTAGCGTTGCTACATGAAGATACCGATGTCCGAATTTCGGCCATTTGGGCAGGTGCTCTGAACGGCCTTAGCCGTCAGCATCAGGGCTATGCCGACTATATTGTTTCGGCACAAAATTTCTCCTGGGACCCGCTCTATCCAATTGCCAGCCAAACGCGTCTTATTCAGACAAAAGCCGATGCGGTAGGCGATAAATGGACAAAAGGCGTTGGGCAGGTACTGGAAGCCTTGTTGATTGCGAAAGCAACGGACTTATACGGCGACGTTCCCTACAGCCAGGCTTTTGATGATGTTAAATACCCAACACCAGTATTTGATAAACAGGCCGATGTATATAACGCTTTGCAAACCGTTCTCGATAATGCCATTCAAAATCTGTCAGCAACCGCTGGCTTATCGTTTGCTGCCCAGGACTTCATCTATAAGGGTAATGTAAGTAAATGGAAAGCGGCTGCCTATACAATGAAAGCCCGTCTTTATCTCCACCTGGGCGATTACACGAATGCAGTTGCCAGTGCCGCTTCAGGCATTAGCAGTACTGCTGGCGACGCACTCATTCCGCACGGTACCAGCCAAGGCACTGATGTAAACCTGAACTATGGCTTTTTCAAGCTCAACCGCCCAGGCGATACGGGCTTCGATGGTTCCTATACACCTACCTTGTTGAAAGCTCGAAGTGGTTCTACCAATACAAAAACCGATGAAACTGCGCTGTACAATCACATCATCAAAGTGGGCATTACGGCCACGGGTGCGCTGGATCCGAACGTAGTCGATGGGGCCTATACCGCAGATGCTCCACATCCTATTCTGACCTACTATGAAAACCAGCTAATTATCGCCGAAGCGCAGGCAAGACTAGGTGATAATGCAAAAGCCTTAGCCGCGCTGAATACCGTTAGAAGTGGGTTGGCAAGCGGCTATTTCGATGGCAAAACTATCCCGGCTACCGGCCGTAAATATGATGCGTATACACTCGATGATTTTAGCGCAACTGGCCTGGCAAATCCAACCAAACTAGCCACTGTTCAAACAGCCTTATTGTATGAGATCATTGCGGAGCGATACATTACTTTCCTGATGCAATATGAAGCGTTCAATGATGTACGTAGATTGGCAAAAGCCACGCCTGTCGTTCAATTACCAATTCCCCTTTATACGGGTACCCAGAAACCAGCACGGTACATTTATCCACAAA
Coding sequences:
- a CDS encoding DPP IV N-terminal domain-containing protein, whose product is MQTIYSPISLIIAISFCVVSFFKSESKAGSIDSLRVTVTEGTNMAADLSPDKKSIAIDLQGTIWVLPATGGTAHPVTDPLGDCRQPSWSPDGKQIAFHAFWDGRYHIWSVSKEGGKPRQLTTGIYDDREPHWSPDGKQLVFASDRGGNYDIWQLTLADGKLTQLTNDSGNDFSPAFSPDGKQVAFVSDRTTAPGIYVMNPGQPEKLVSPTKGKLVGPSWQPDGSHLFYNVLNNSQSGLEAVSLVDGKAQMLTEVAEDVFPFRTSWFSADEYLYTSSGSMKRRKLGSSTAQIILFQALINLPKTTYKRKTYDFDTKKPQPVLGIKGAAISPDGKQIAFAALGDLWLLTKGTKTPERLTQGQSMELEPSWSPDGTKLAYTSDRNGNMDIWIRDLKTGQDRNLVDMGDDLHFPSWSPDGSKIAFYQSDPRNAWGRSTLYTADVTYTADVTVPKTRKLHESVFVPSQATWSADGKTIAISALHPYSSRYREGVSEVLLLSFDGKNDRYVSPAPGHSLATRSQNGPVWSPDGTKMAYVLDGLLWITDVQPDGTITGKPRQLTTEQTDTPSWTGDSKSLLFLATHVLKQVHLADGRIDTHPMDLTWQISQPTGQVVVHAGRLFDGKANTYRTNVDILIEGHRIKSILPHQAGRPGTLVDASTKTVIPGLFEMHTHQHSMVGEKLGRLWLSFGITSIREPGADPYDALERKESWASGVRPGPRQFFTGGLTDGTRIYYGAATSINSDEQLDRELNRSVRLGYDLIKTYVRMPDAMQQRITTFAHAHGMPVSSHEIFPAMRYDVDAVEHIGGTSRRGYSPKITAMNRSYQDVIQLLAKSGMNITPTASLQGGFAVLTSKDPGLLENRQYKAFYSEEFTNALQAGSAQYAKLSPGYLSNFGNLQKGVKALVDAGAHVTTGTDSPFVPYGMSLHTELQVFVDAGLTPYQALRSATIWAAETVGVSKDLGSIEPGKLADMVIVTGDPLTTIRDAMNVEQVIKNGEVLPLERLLTRP
- a CDS encoding SusD/RagB family nutrient-binding outer membrane lipoprotein; amino-acid sequence: MKKSFSHKVVMSLLAITLLSSCKELFNEPNIQSNPNAVTDVDVATLLSGTLVGVALLHEDTDVRISAIWAGALNGLSRQHQGYADYIVSAQNFSWDPLYPIASQTRLIQTKADAVGDKWTKGVGQVLEALLIAKATDLYGDVPYSQAFDDVKYPTPVFDKQADVYNALQTVLDNAIQNLSATAGLSFAAQDFIYKGNVSKWKAAAYTMKARLYLHLGDYTNAVASAASGISSTAGDALIPHGTSQGTDVNLNYGFFKLNRPGDTGFDGSYTPTLLKARSGSTNTKTDETALYNHIIKVGITATGALDPNVVDGAYTADAPHPILTYYENQLIIAEAQARLGDNAKALAALNTVRSGLASGYFDGKTIPATGRKYDAYTLDDFSATGLANPTKLATVQTALLYEIIAERYITFLMQYEAFNDVRRLAKATPVVQLPIPLYTGTQKPARYIYPQSEVNTNPNVPKPVPDQFTKLTIFQ
- a CDS encoding SusC/RagA family TonB-linked outer membrane protein — protein: MTKSLLMSLLFVGLSCSCAWAQGRKISGTITADEGIGGFAGATVVVKGTTIGTVTDVKGEYTLNVPPSGTTLVISAVGMQTVEEVIGTRSTVNLQLKTDTKQLTEVIITALGIKEERDKFASSVSTVEGKSIAKSGETSLLTGLSGKASGVIITRNGGDPGAGAYIQIRGQNTINGNAQPLFIIDGIPVSNSSDNTGTAAGNGIVQQSRINDVNPEDIESMEVLKGASAAALWGTRAANGVIVITTKKGKDSKGKVNITFKSTVSFDEVNKMHQLQTSYGQGTGGLYAQGNRTTFGDLISDRTGGADTYITDPTAAGYQGYATFPDGTKRYAIAGGTAANPHGGKNSKDTYDHAKDPFRTGHFVDNSINISGGNARSNFMISYSNLNQEGVVKAFSNYQRNTARVNVASQFTEWFRASANVGYTKTYSSRVQQGDNLDGILLDAMRTPGDYNNDYYTGTYTDPTGAVFNNTHVSFRNPLGKDQSTIYSNPIWNINNNKNTTDVDRIMGNVELNITPVSWLSITGRTGIDNFIDNRLERFARNSGSYLGGFLSKNWIQEKQFNTDVFANANKTFSNNFGGSFLIGVNYNSRRKTTLSDAITNLIVPGAPDILTNALNSNLSASNYNSLIRTYAYYAQAEVQAYNMLFLTLTGRNESASTFGSKTNSSFFFPSAALAWQFTKLSELESNPVLSFGKLRLTWGQVGIQPQPYQNFTTFSPASYSDGYAGSLASASSLYAGGYTRSSTAGNDFLRPERKTESEVGVDLRFLNNRISFSGTAYSNNTKDVILSLNVPVETGYSVRNINAAEISNKGIELEASGDVLTVGAFKWNLAANFSTNRNKVVSLAGADSQTLPDSYQENASLIAGQPFGVFYSTDFLKDESGKYKLDANGFPQGGTDNEIIGNPNPKWRGGLGSTFSYKGLSLYLLFDRVAGNDFYNGTRGALYTFGVHADQGNTAVVPTGGIKDVNGNLLAAGTKFQGEIKDFGAGLVALNQAWYQGRGTSFNSASYKQFIEDGSVSRLREITLSYSLRSEKFRRATHLSSVDFSLTGRNLVLWTKYTGTDPEVNITGAGLSRGQDWFTNPNTKSLLFSLKITY